In a single window of the Olivibacter sp. SDN3 genome:
- a CDS encoding AraC family transcriptional regulator has product MKKKHLYQPFELHVSDMEHWNERPLKYQFFEIVQIIEGEGTRIVNENKFSYSKGSIFLFTPLDCRGFESCVRTRFCSIRFSNVFLEQYKSKQERERVIQWLQQLENIFTHHNRFEQLLIKYESDCKIISSLINNMIEEYNNKKSYYDENLQHLVTLVLNIISRNVLRREITLSNTRTEEPLINKILVYLHQHIYYPEKLRIKYLAEHFNLSSNYMGEYFKKLTGESLHCYITQYKMNIIEQRLTYSEYSIGQIVDELGFSDESHLSRQFKKHSGMTPADFRRNKVKANN; this is encoded by the coding sequence ATGAAAAAGAAACACCTTTATCAGCCTTTCGAATTGCATGTTTCAGATATGGAGCACTGGAATGAACGTCCACTGAAATACCAATTCTTCGAAATTGTCCAGATAATCGAAGGCGAGGGGACACGTATCGTGAACGAAAATAAATTTTCGTACAGCAAAGGAAGCATTTTTTTATTTACACCTTTAGACTGCCGGGGTTTCGAAAGCTGTGTCCGCACGCGTTTCTGTTCTATCCGTTTTTCTAATGTTTTTCTGGAACAGTACAAAAGCAAGCAGGAGCGAGAAAGGGTAATACAGTGGCTGCAACAACTTGAAAACATCTTCACACATCATAACCGCTTCGAGCAATTACTTATAAAATATGAATCAGATTGCAAGATTATTTCCTCGTTGATAAACAATATGATTGAAGAATACAACAATAAAAAATCCTATTATGATGAAAATCTACAGCATTTGGTCACACTTGTTCTAAACATTATCTCCCGTAACGTATTACGCAGAGAAATCACCCTATCCAATACAAGAACAGAAGAACCCTTGATCAACAAAATCCTGGTTTATCTTCATCAGCATATTTACTATCCCGAAAAGTTGAGGATAAAATACCTCGCTGAGCACTTCAATCTGTCGTCTAATTACATGGGGGAATATTTTAAAAAACTTACCGGCGAGAGCTTACACTGTTATATCACACAATACAAGATGAACATCATTGAACAACGACTGACCTATAGTGAGTATTCTATCGGGCAAATTGTGGATGAATTAGGTTTTTCAGACGAAAGCCATTTAAGTAGACAGTTCAAGAAACACAGCGGAATGACACCAGCAGACTTTCGAAGAAACAAAGTAAAAGCCAATAATTAA
- a CDS encoding arylsulfatase, translated as MKNRYNNKIYLTGSIKRKVSKVLAATFAIIALTLHLEATAQYHVQQPWEGNLGKTVDQTTFSQTAHQVIPPEDAPNIIYILIDDIGYGASSAFGGLIPTPAIDSLANNGLRYTNFHTTAVCSPTRTALLTGRNHHSAHVGSNAGAGTPGYDRVIPFEKGFVSEILREQGYNTFAVGKWHITPKVDQTQAGPFNRWPTGRGFDKYYGYLGGATDQYRPILWEGTEKIEKAYDDKRLLSELMTDRAINYIANQKSVAPEKPFFLYYAPTATHSPHQVDKVWSDKFKGKFDEGWDWYREQVLINQKKLGVVPADVQLAPSYSDVQEWESLTADEKRLALRHIEVYAGYLAQLDHEIGRLVDYLKDIDQLDNTLIFLSIGDNGAARAGGEFGRSNFSHDAGQAQTNAFEHSLANIDLIGTDKSNVLYPIGWAQATNTPFRYFKAEANGEGGTHNPLIVFWPKYINDKGSVRNQYTHIIDVLPTSLELAGLKTVENINGIEQDSLEGISFAQSLNERDASDGRTVQYYEIGGSRGIYKDGWKAGAFHQRGDAFENDRWELFKIDEDFNELSDLSKQHPEKLEELKAAFDQEATKYHVYPLRNGSGEESEKEPSFFDGKKHLVLYNGLAHLIEAPDFNNRSFTITADVEITDPKEEGVLFATGGQFRGLSLLVRDGKFQAIHNSGSGEEVISSDTAPLPVGKSILKFVFQADEKARSGVAAIYINDNKVSEKQLARSVFKDAWDGLSVGKDDNTAVSDSYKAPYPFTGKLKKIIIDF; from the coding sequence ATGAAAAATCGTTATAACAATAAAATATATTTAACCGGTTCAATAAAAAGGAAAGTATCCAAGGTTTTGGCAGCAACTTTTGCAATAATAGCCCTTACACTCCATTTAGAAGCAACTGCCCAGTACCATGTTCAGCAACCTTGGGAAGGTAACCTTGGAAAGACAGTGGACCAAACTACTTTTTCGCAAACCGCACATCAGGTTATCCCACCCGAAGATGCGCCAAACATTATTTACATTCTTATTGACGATATCGGGTATGGTGCATCTTCCGCATTCGGCGGGCTTATTCCCACTCCAGCGATTGACAGCTTAGCTAATAACGGATTACGGTATACCAACTTCCATACGACAGCAGTATGCTCTCCAACACGAACGGCCCTTCTGACCGGCAGAAACCATCATTCTGCACATGTAGGTAGCAATGCCGGTGCCGGCACCCCAGGTTATGATCGGGTGATACCTTTTGAAAAAGGATTTGTAAGTGAAATTCTCCGGGAACAGGGCTATAATACATTTGCCGTTGGCAAATGGCATATAACGCCCAAAGTCGATCAAACACAGGCAGGGCCCTTTAATCGATGGCCAACGGGCAGAGGCTTCGATAAGTATTATGGATACCTGGGAGGGGCGACAGACCAATATCGGCCCATATTGTGGGAAGGCACCGAAAAAATAGAAAAAGCTTATGACGATAAGCGGTTATTATCGGAATTGATGACCGATCGTGCTATCAACTATATTGCCAATCAGAAATCAGTAGCGCCGGAAAAACCTTTCTTCTTGTATTATGCACCCACTGCCACCCACTCCCCTCATCAAGTAGATAAAGTTTGGAGCGATAAGTTCAAGGGCAAATTCGACGAGGGTTGGGACTGGTATCGCGAACAGGTACTGATTAACCAAAAGAAATTGGGAGTCGTACCGGCCGATGTCCAGTTAGCGCCCAGCTATTCGGATGTACAAGAATGGGAAAGCTTAACAGCGGACGAAAAACGATTGGCTCTTCGTCACATAGAGGTGTATGCAGGTTATCTGGCCCAACTCGACCATGAAATAGGCCGCTTGGTAGATTACCTAAAAGACATCGATCAACTGGATAACACGCTGATCTTTTTATCCATAGGTGATAATGGCGCGGCAAGAGCAGGAGGAGAATTTGGGAGAAGTAACTTTAGCCATGACGCAGGGCAGGCCCAAACCAATGCTTTTGAGCACTCTTTGGCCAATATCGATCTGATTGGCACCGATAAATCTAACGTGCTTTATCCAATAGGCTGGGCGCAGGCAACGAACACGCCCTTTCGTTATTTCAAGGCAGAAGCAAATGGAGAAGGCGGCACACACAACCCACTCATCGTTTTTTGGCCCAAATACATCAACGATAAAGGTAGTGTTCGTAATCAATACACCCATATCATTGATGTTTTGCCAACCTCCCTGGAGCTAGCCGGTCTTAAGACGGTGGAAAACATCAATGGAATTGAACAGGATTCACTGGAAGGGATAAGTTTCGCGCAGTCACTCAATGAACGCGATGCTTCCGACGGGCGCACGGTACAGTACTATGAAATAGGTGGCTCACGTGGTATTTATAAAGATGGCTGGAAAGCAGGCGCCTTCCATCAACGAGGAGATGCCTTTGAAAATGACCGGTGGGAGCTGTTTAAAATTGATGAAGATTTCAATGAACTTTCCGACCTTTCAAAACAACACCCAGAAAAATTGGAAGAGCTAAAGGCAGCTTTTGATCAGGAAGCAACGAAATACCATGTTTATCCCCTTAGAAACGGCTCGGGGGAAGAAAGCGAAAAAGAACCTAGCTTCTTCGATGGGAAAAAGCACCTTGTGCTTTATAACGGGCTTGCGCATCTGATAGAAGCTCCTGATTTCAATAATCGGTCTTTTACAATCACCGCCGATGTCGAAATTACCGACCCGAAAGAGGAAGGAGTGCTCTTTGCGACTGGCGGTCAGTTTAGAGGACTGAGTTTACTTGTGCGGGACGGAAAATTTCAGGCCATTCACAATAGCGGTTCCGGAGAAGAAGTCATCAGTTCCGACACCGCTCCACTGCCTGTTGGAAAGTCTATTTTAAAATTTGTTTTTCAAGCTGATGAGAAAGCCAGGTCGGGTGTTGCCGCTATCTATATTAACGACAATAAGGTTAGCGAAAAGCAGCTAGCACGTTCGGTTTTTAAAGACGCTTGGGATGGTCTATCCGTAGGTAAAGATGATAATACCGCGGTTTCCGACAGCTATAAAGCTCCCTATCCCTTTACCGGAAAATTAAAAAAGATAATTATTGATTTTTAA
- a CDS encoding NIL domain-containing protein, whose translation MAIPKKLYDNLKQEHTKGLFPVIEVELNGGVPFDKLLDTIHHHYQIPFKLIRADIEYLGKLNFGKMLLHLHGTTDQTDRTIRYLNENRVKNTLKGYA comes from the coding sequence ATGGCAATTCCAAAGAAGCTATATGATAATCTGAAACAAGAACATACAAAAGGACTTTTTCCAGTAATAGAAGTAGAATTGAATGGGGGAGTACCCTTTGACAAACTACTTGATACCATTCATCATCATTACCAGATCCCTTTTAAGCTCATACGGGCAGACATTGAATATCTGGGTAAATTGAACTTCGGGAAAATGCTGTTGCATTTGCACGGAACTACGGATCAGACGGATAGAACAATTCGGTACCTGAATGAAAATCGTGTAAAAAATACCTTGAAAGGTTATGCCTGA
- a CDS encoding glycosyltransferase family 4 protein, which translates to MKLAMLAPIAWRTPPRKYGPWEQVASNLTEGLIKQGIDVTLFATADSITKGRLRYSALRGYAEDPSLDAKVEECLHISEVMEAAADFDIIHNHFDFLPLTYSRLIHTPMVTTIHGFSSPKIIPVYKKYNRHCFYVSISDADRSPELDYIATVYNGIATSQFQFVANPKSYLLYFGRIHPEKGAHLAIEVAKRSAMPLIIAGLVQDEHYFSTYILPHVNGKQIQYVGNVGPAERNRLLGDAAALLHLIAFDEPFGLSVAEAMLCGTPVVAMDRGSMPELLRHGQTGFLVNSVDEAIQAIAGIHSLSRNDCLKWARSKFTQEKMTADYIAVYRRILAL; encoded by the coding sequence ATGAAGCTAGCCATGCTGGCGCCGATAGCTTGGCGCACCCCTCCCCGTAAGTACGGTCCGTGGGAACAGGTAGCCTCCAACCTTACCGAGGGACTGATTAAGCAGGGGATTGATGTAACACTATTCGCTACGGCGGATTCGATCACTAAAGGGCGACTTAGGTATAGTGCGCTCCGTGGCTACGCGGAAGATCCTTCCTTAGACGCCAAAGTGGAAGAATGCCTGCACATCAGTGAGGTTATGGAGGCGGCGGCCGACTTTGACATCATCCATAATCATTTCGATTTTCTACCATTGACCTATTCACGGCTCATCCATACACCCATGGTAACCACCATCCATGGATTTTCCTCTCCAAAGATTATCCCCGTTTATAAAAAGTATAACCGCCATTGTTTCTATGTTTCCATCAGTGATGCGGATCGATCTCCGGAATTGGATTATATTGCAACCGTATATAATGGCATAGCTACTTCGCAATTTCAATTCGTTGCCAATCCAAAAAGTTACCTTTTATACTTCGGTCGAATACACCCGGAGAAGGGCGCACATTTGGCCATCGAGGTTGCCAAGCGCTCGGCTATGCCGCTTATTATTGCAGGATTAGTTCAGGATGAGCATTATTTCTCCACCTATATTTTACCCCACGTCAATGGTAAACAGATTCAATATGTGGGCAATGTTGGTCCGGCGGAAAGGAATCGTCTGCTGGGTGATGCAGCCGCTTTGCTCCACCTGATTGCCTTTGATGAACCTTTCGGGCTGAGTGTTGCCGAAGCCATGCTATGCGGCACACCCGTAGTCGCTATGGACAGGGGTTCCATGCCGGAATTGCTCAGACATGGCCAAACGGGCTTCTTGGTAAACAGTGTGGATGAAGCCATTCAGGCTATTGCCGGTATCCATAGTCTTTCCCGCAATGACTGCCTAAAATGGGCTAGAAGTAAGTTTACGCAGGAAAAAATGACAGCCGATTATATTGCCGTTTACCGTCGTATTTTAGCGCTTTGA
- a CDS encoding arylsulfatase, which yields MKRLLKKRWIGILHLILLWSGAALAQHSPTPVFQGKIGKTIRETTESQPKVYPETPEDAPNIVWIQIDDIGYGAITAFGGLIETPNIDRLANQGLRFTNFHTTAFCAPTRAALLTGRNQHSVHFGFFATNAYNTPGYDGYLPFEKATIAEILRENGYNTFAIGKYHLTHPADATQAGPFNRWPTGRGFDRYFGFSPEVAATDQWHPTLYRDTQREPEDPEGRHVTELLANEAIHYIAGQKSAAPDKPFFLYFAPGAVHAPHQVGKEWIDKYKGKFSIGWDEYKELVLKNQKALGVVPADTELPPKNPGVKNWDDLSADEKKLFERYIEVYAGFVSHTDHEIGRIIDFIEQIGQLDNTLVVVLVGDNGAEGAGREIGRFLTNGKEETPEQILAKYVENIDLLGTERSSVLYPDGWAAATNTPFRFYKSYANYEGGTHDPLILFYPKKIKDKGGIRHQYAHVNDILPTTLELADAKVPDIINGYSQEPVEGVSLAYTIEAQNRDVAERHTVQYHEMTGSYAIYQDGWKAAFPHDRSGRIPQNEEKWHLYNVREDFNELNNLADKYPEKVKALAEVFEKEAWKYNVYPLKDKWETTNQRIFDDKKTVTLYPESHYTNSSVFRFSNESYAISANTVIPESGAEGVLFAYGNTLSGISFYVKEGKLAFAYNTEGKLHELFSDNVIPSGEHTLKAEVLHSNDQNEKHLNLYLDNEKIGTLPLEASVAPASGYEGFDVGQDRGAAVTPAYKAPFRFTGLLRHVVIEKL from the coding sequence ATGAAACGCTTACTTAAAAAAAGATGGATTGGAATCTTACATCTGATACTGCTATGGAGCGGTGCAGCACTGGCGCAACACAGTCCCACACCCGTTTTTCAAGGGAAAATAGGGAAAACCATCCGGGAAACTACAGAATCGCAACCCAAGGTCTACCCGGAAACACCCGAAGACGCGCCTAACATTGTGTGGATTCAGATTGATGATATTGGATATGGTGCCATCACTGCCTTCGGAGGTTTGATTGAAACGCCCAATATAGATCGGCTGGCCAATCAGGGACTTCGGTTTACGAATTTCCACACAACGGCTTTTTGTGCGCCTACCAGAGCTGCTTTACTAACTGGAAGGAATCAACACTCGGTCCATTTCGGTTTCTTCGCCACCAACGCTTATAATACTCCGGGGTACGATGGTTATCTGCCCTTTGAAAAAGCAACGATCGCCGAGATTTTAAGGGAAAACGGATATAACACATTTGCCATAGGAAAATACCATCTTACGCATCCGGCCGATGCCACCCAGGCTGGTCCGTTTAACCGATGGCCAACAGGCAGGGGATTTGACCGTTATTTCGGTTTTTCGCCTGAAGTAGCTGCTACAGACCAATGGCATCCAACCTTATATCGCGACACACAACGCGAACCCGAAGATCCGGAAGGTCGACATGTGACCGAATTACTAGCAAATGAAGCCATCCACTACATCGCTGGACAAAAATCGGCCGCTCCCGACAAACCATTTTTCCTTTATTTTGCTCCCGGTGCGGTACATGCACCGCACCAAGTGGGAAAGGAGTGGATTGATAAATATAAGGGCAAATTCAGCATTGGATGGGACGAGTATAAGGAGCTTGTACTTAAAAATCAAAAAGCATTGGGTGTTGTCCCTGCAGACACTGAACTTCCTCCTAAAAACCCGGGAGTCAAGAATTGGGATGATCTTTCCGCAGACGAAAAGAAACTTTTTGAACGCTATATTGAAGTATATGCAGGGTTCGTGTCGCACACAGATCATGAAATCGGACGGATCATTGACTTTATTGAACAAATCGGACAGCTGGATAATACACTCGTCGTCGTTCTGGTTGGAGATAATGGTGCGGAAGGAGCGGGACGTGAGATTGGTCGCTTTCTGACCAATGGAAAAGAAGAAACGCCAGAACAAATATTAGCCAAATATGTCGAAAATATAGATCTACTAGGTACAGAGCGTTCCTCGGTACTATATCCCGATGGATGGGCCGCAGCAACCAATACACCCTTTCGGTTCTATAAAAGCTATGCCAATTACGAAGGCGGAACACATGACCCACTTATACTTTTCTATCCAAAGAAAATAAAAGATAAAGGGGGAATCCGGCATCAATACGCTCATGTAAATGATATACTTCCTACTACTCTTGAGCTGGCGGACGCCAAAGTCCCCGATATTATAAACGGATATTCGCAGGAACCTGTTGAAGGGGTCAGTTTGGCTTACACCATTGAAGCGCAGAACAGAGACGTAGCGGAACGTCATACAGTACAATATCACGAGATGACAGGCTCCTACGCCATCTATCAAGATGGATGGAAGGCGGCCTTCCCTCATGACCGCTCAGGCCGAATACCTCAAAATGAAGAGAAATGGCATTTGTATAACGTTCGGGAAGACTTCAATGAATTGAATAATTTAGCGGATAAATACCCCGAAAAAGTAAAAGCATTGGCAGAAGTGTTTGAAAAAGAAGCATGGAAATATAATGTATATCCACTGAAAGATAAGTGGGAAACGACGAACCAACGTATTTTTGATGACAAGAAAACGGTAACCTTGTACCCTGAATCTCATTATACCAATAGCTCTGTCTTCCGGTTTTCCAATGAATCGTATGCCATTTCCGCCAATACCGTAATACCCGAGAGCGGTGCAGAAGGTGTTCTCTTTGCTTATGGTAACACCCTTTCTGGCATTAGCTTTTATGTAAAGGAAGGCAAACTTGCATTCGCATATAATACAGAAGGAAAACTACATGAACTTTTTTCAGACAACGTTATTCCTTCAGGCGAACACACATTGAAAGCCGAAGTACTGCATAGTAATGACCAAAATGAAAAGCATCTCAATCTATATCTAGATAATGAAAAGATCGGAACATTGCCACTTGAAGCAAGCGTTGCACCTGCAAGCGGCTATGAGGGGTTTGATGTAGGCCAAGACCGGGGCGCAGCGGTTACCCCTGCCTATAAAGCTCCCTTTCGGTTCACCGGCCTGCTAAGGCACGTCGTTATTGAAAAATTATAG
- a CDS encoding O-methyltransferase: protein MAKVKPELFEVLNDPKVEATLARLYKEALKQGWTMVFHFLPKIFQYFGKGIDWKTENESFYDDKYTPIVPDQGTFLYMQARALKAKNIFEFGTSYGISTLYLGKAAKDNNGQVISTEYLPHKVKIAREHMEEAGLSAYVKILEGDARETLKSLNTEWDFVLLDGWPDMVFTIFKRIEPNLKRGAVIAVDDVVGFQPSMQEYLDYVRNPDNGYLSTTIHPKKGMEFTIKVK from the coding sequence ATGGCAAAAGTAAAACCTGAACTTTTTGAAGTGTTAAACGACCCCAAGGTAGAAGCTACCCTGGCGAGACTGTATAAAGAGGCATTGAAGCAGGGCTGGACGATGGTTTTCCATTTTCTTCCCAAAATTTTTCAATATTTCGGCAAAGGTATTGACTGGAAAACAGAGAATGAGTCGTTCTACGACGATAAATACACCCCCATTGTACCGGATCAAGGGACTTTCCTTTATATGCAAGCAAGAGCCTTAAAGGCTAAAAACATATTCGAATTCGGCACCTCCTATGGCATTTCTACGCTTTATCTGGGCAAAGCTGCTAAAGATAATAACGGACAGGTCATATCGACGGAGTATTTACCCCATAAGGTCAAAATAGCCCGTGAGCACATGGAAGAAGCCGGCCTTTCAGCATATGTCAAAATTCTAGAAGGTGATGCCCGTGAAACACTCAAAAGCCTGAATACTGAATGGGACTTTGTGCTACTGGATGGTTGGCCGGATATGGTTTTTACGATTTTCAAACGCATCGAACCAAACCTGAAAAGAGGTGCCGTTATTGCTGTAGATGATGTGGTTGGTTTTCAGCCTTCCATGCAGGAATACCTAGACTATGTAAGAAATCCCGATAACGGTTACTTGTCTACGACGATTCATCCAAAAAAAGGTATGGAATTTACCATTAAAGTGAAATAG
- a CDS encoding glycoside hydrolase family 130 protein, which produces MSIKVVRKKKIFEPDFSRVIARFLFTGDERGKRLITAILDLTDKQQQETFDRVIRKYEKRHRDIRKIFANHFEHLVPLMKKMRIDPSKLPQQLRLLIGAYFTMEYSIEAAAFFNPSIVEHPDQTLLKSGQKRVIISFRATGEGHISSIVFRQGVLDKHNDITIDHPGKLLEAPEHVKKHTYHKKSFLGKLKEMCSQSGYQHDEAYLAISKRLKDTFTYDELKESLLDAEAELGAKPEYIAFLQEVKWLASSNYEMTFATDTRVCERVIFPIADTERNGIEDARFVRFVDATGEVTYYATYTAYDGMAILPKLLMTKDFLHFKVMPIHGHIAQNKGMALFPRQINGRYVMLCRIDGVNNYIAYSDNINVWREAQRIQTPEHPWELVQMGNCGSPLETEAGWLLITHGVGPMREYALGISLLDLDNPTLEIGSLSEPLLMPNREEREGYVPNVLYSCGAYIHQGELVIPYAMSDYASTYATVNVADLLAKLLGKKQRSKR; this is translated from the coding sequence ATGTCCATAAAAGTAGTTAGGAAAAAAAAGATATTCGAACCCGATTTCAGTAGAGTAATCGCTAGGTTTCTGTTCACGGGCGATGAACGTGGAAAACGCCTGATCACTGCGATATTGGATCTCACCGATAAACAACAGCAAGAGACATTCGATCGGGTGATCCGTAAGTATGAAAAAAGACACCGCGACATTCGGAAGATATTCGCTAACCATTTCGAACACTTGGTGCCGTTGATGAAAAAGATGAGGATTGATCCCAGCAAACTACCACAGCAGCTGCGGTTACTTATCGGCGCGTACTTTACCATGGAGTATTCTATAGAAGCGGCTGCCTTTTTTAATCCCTCGATTGTCGAACACCCTGACCAAACGCTGCTCAAGAGCGGACAAAAGCGCGTAATTATTAGTTTTCGGGCCACTGGAGAAGGCCATATTTCTTCCATTGTGTTCCGGCAGGGAGTTTTGGATAAACATAATGATATAACCATTGATCATCCCGGAAAGCTATTGGAAGCACCTGAACATGTCAAAAAACATACCTACCATAAAAAGTCTTTTTTAGGAAAGCTGAAAGAGATGTGTAGTCAAAGTGGATACCAACATGATGAAGCCTATTTAGCAATAAGTAAACGACTAAAAGATACCTTCACTTATGATGAACTGAAGGAATCACTACTGGATGCAGAGGCGGAACTGGGAGCTAAACCGGAATATATAGCCTTTTTACAGGAAGTAAAATGGCTGGCATCATCCAACTATGAGATGACCTTTGCAACAGATACGCGGGTGTGCGAAAGGGTGATCTTTCCGATTGCTGATACCGAAAGAAACGGTATTGAAGATGCACGTTTTGTGCGTTTTGTTGATGCAACGGGAGAAGTGACTTATTATGCTACCTACACCGCCTATGATGGCATGGCAATACTTCCCAAGCTACTCATGACCAAGGATTTTTTACATTTCAAAGTCATGCCCATACATGGACATATTGCGCAGAACAAGGGTATGGCTTTGTTTCCTAGGCAGATTAACGGGCGGTATGTGATGCTCTGCAGGATAGATGGCGTTAACAATTACATTGCTTATTCGGACAACATTAACGTTTGGCGTGAAGCACAGCGTATACAGACACCGGAACACCCCTGGGAGCTGGTGCAAATGGGAAATTGTGGATCGCCCTTAGAAACGGAGGCTGGATGGCTGCTGATTACCCACGGGGTGGGCCCGATGCGTGAGTATGCACTTGGTATATCGTTGCTCGACCTAGATAATCCTACGCTTGAAATCGGGAGCCTGAGCGAACCACTGCTGATGCCCAACCGTGAAGAACGTGAAGGTTATGTGCCCAATGTGCTGTATTCCTGTGGAGCCTATATCCATCAGGGCGAACTGGTTATTCCTTATGCCATGTCGGATTATGCCTCTACTTATGCTACAGTCAATGTAGCGGATCTCTTAGCAAAGTTACTTGGGAAAAAACAGCGTTCAAAGCGCTAA
- a CDS encoding sigma-70 family RNA polymerase sigma factor: MNELANGTLNKMISERKFNAVYQWLKNEHYMVMLSLAESYLRSRELAEELVLDVLYRTWRKKEGIEHIKDLRRYLLTSVKHSCYRQLMKQQREKELFVSTDQISKEFSDYIAIDPEKLFLTSELSKLIGVAIDNLPPRCKQIYRLIREQGLKNKDVAAQLNISVNTIDVQLAIAAKKIHAVLNNYNSIGTP; this comes from the coding sequence ATGAACGAACTAGCTAATGGAACGCTCAATAAAATGATCAGCGAACGAAAATTTAATGCTGTTTACCAATGGCTTAAAAATGAGCACTATATGGTTATGTTGTCTTTAGCCGAATCCTATTTGAGGTCGAGGGAACTGGCAGAAGAGCTTGTCTTGGACGTTTTATACCGAACCTGGAGAAAAAAAGAAGGTATCGAGCACATCAAAGATCTTCGTAGGTATCTTTTAACGTCGGTGAAGCACTCCTGCTATCGTCAGCTGATGAAGCAGCAAAGGGAGAAGGAGTTGTTTGTGTCAACGGATCAGATTTCAAAAGAGTTTTCGGACTATATTGCTATCGATCCCGAAAAGCTGTTTCTTACCTCAGAACTGTCTAAATTGATCGGCGTCGCCATAGATAACCTGCCTCCAAGATGCAAACAGATTTATAGGTTGATCAGAGAGCAGGGGTTAAAGAATAAGGATGTTGCGGCACAGTTAAATATTTCGGTTAATACCATTGATGTACAACTGGCTATTGCTGCAAAAAAGATACATGCCGTACTGAACAATTATAATTCAATAGGCACCCCTTAA
- a CDS encoding basic secretory protein-like protein encodes MKRLLPRLMNALLIGLLLFSCTKINDPVPVDEHDDVTVEKDVTGEAVMTVNLENNDGPDGAEGSAKLIDNDTLTKFLVRDIGDDGLIVEFQFEEPTQVASYKITSGNDADPRDPMDWQISGSDDGEEWVPLDKQDYEMFSDRNLTKRYSFKNTRKFTHYRWHITKLYAGQMFQASEFRLLSVPSVEQVISPFTKIDTITREGLTLFFVNKASDFNETIKDEMVEVFFTNYPRLLNDFNPDAQKEVAFRIEPSFDGVAYVFSGFATYGAAYMTNNPNDLDVVTHEVMHLVQSYAGGAPGWLTEGIADYVRHVYGLYNDRANWSLPDYQPGQHYTDAYRITARFLVWVEQSYDSDLVKTLDDLLRRGQYEESIWLQRTGNTLEDLWTSYEADSQID; translated from the coding sequence ATGAAACGCTTGCTACCACGTTTGATGAACGCCTTGCTTATTGGCTTACTGCTTTTTTCGTGTACCAAAATAAATGATCCCGTTCCCGTAGATGAGCATGATGATGTGACGGTCGAAAAGGACGTGACAGGGGAGGCGGTCATGACTGTTAACCTGGAGAATAATGATGGTCCCGACGGAGCTGAAGGTTCTGCTAAATTAATTGATAATGATACCCTGACGAAATTTTTGGTACGTGATATTGGCGACGACGGACTAATTGTTGAATTTCAGTTTGAAGAACCTACACAGGTGGCTTCCTATAAAATTACGTCGGGGAACGATGCCGATCCACGCGATCCGATGGACTGGCAAATTAGCGGATCTGACGATGGCGAAGAATGGGTGCCCTTGGATAAGCAGGATTACGAGATGTTTTCCGATCGAAATTTGACGAAGCGCTATTCATTTAAGAATACACGGAAGTTTACCCATTACCGCTGGCATATTACGAAGCTGTATGCCGGACAGATGTTCCAGGCATCGGAATTTAGACTATTGTCTGTACCTTCAGTAGAACAGGTGATTAGTCCATTTACAAAGATCGATACCATCACTAGAGAAGGACTGACCTTGTTTTTTGTTAATAAAGCAAGTGATTTTAACGAAACGATCAAAGACGAGATGGTTGAGGTCTTTTTTACAAACTATCCACGCCTGCTAAATGATTTTAATCCCGATGCACAGAAGGAAGTGGCTTTTCGGATAGAGCCTAGTTTTGACGGTGTTGCTTATGTATTCAGTGGTTTCGCCACCTATGGTGCCGCTTATATGACAAATAACCCAAATGATCTCGACGTGGTAACGCATGAAGTGATGCACTTGGTACAATCATATGCAGGTGGTGCGCCAGGCTGGCTTACTGAAGGTATTGCGGATTACGTGCGTCATGTTTATGGGTTATACAATGACCGTGCAAACTGGAGCTTACCAGATTACCAGCCGGGCCAGCATTATACCGACGCTTACCGGATTACCGCTCGTTTCCTGGTGTGGGTAGAGCAAAGCTATGATAGTGATTTGGTGAAAACGCTGGACGACCTGTTGCGACGGGGGCAGTATGAAGAGAGTATTTGGCTACAAAGAACAGGCAATACACTGGAAGATCTCTGGACGTCATACGAAGCGGATTCACAGATTGATTGA